TTTGTTAATATCAGGTGGGTTATTTTTGTTTAGCAGCCTATTTAAATTCTTTCTTTATTTGTTCCCTGTAGTTCTTGCTGTCTTATTATTATTGCCAAAGGATATTCAGGGAAAAGTTATGCTTGGTGATTCAGGATCTAATTTATTAGGATTTGCGTTAGGTTTTTGTTTTATTATTATGACACCATGGTGGATACAAATTTTCGTTTTTATTTTATTAGTTTATATGCATTGGATATCAGAAAAAAGCTCCATTACTCAATGGATTCAAACAAAACCCTTTATTCATTGGATTGATAAGTGGGGGAGAGTATAACTTTGCCCCAAAAAGTGTCCATTAGTCTTTTTTTTGTTTGAATCTAGGTGCTACATAGTTTCGCTTTTGATCTCTGAAAAAAATCCATCCACCTATAAAACCAACCCCAATTAAAAAACTAACAATTCCAATTATTAATCTTCCCCATTGGATTTGATTCTCAATTTCTGTATTTCCGACTGTCACGATGTAATCATATATTGAATTTTTTATTTCTAAAAAACCATATGTGGCTAGAAGCCCTGGAATCACTAATAATAAAATAGCTATAAAACGAGATACCTTTAATTTCATTTTTGTGCCTCTTTCTAATTGACATCATATCAGTAAATAGTTATTTTGTTTCGAAACAAATCATATCATATATTAAGTAACATTGCATGTAAATCTGGTATAGATATAAAGTGCTAAAATTTTTAACTATATTTCTTATGTTGAAAAAGTTACAATAGAGTCGATTGAATTTTTAAAAACATAGGAGGTATATTGATTGTGAGCACATTAGATTATGATGTTGTTGTACTTGGCGGTGGTACAGGTGGGTATGTAGCTGCTATTAAGGCTGCGCAATTAGGCAAAACCGTTGCTATAGTAGAACGCGAAAAATTAGGAGGAACATGTTTGCATAAAGGGTGTATTCCAAGCAAATCATTTCTCCGCAGTGCTGAAGTATATGCAACTATGAATAACAGTGAAGAATACGGAATTAGTGCATCTTCAATTCAGCTGCATTTTGAAAAAGTCCAAAACAGAAAAAACAAAATAGTAAATCAACTACATAAAGGTATAGAGTTTCTAATGAAAAAAAATAAAATAGATGTATTTTATGGAAATGGACGTGTGATTGGACCTTCCATTTTCTCACCTAGAAGTGGTGCGATTGCTATTGAATCAGATATTGAAGAAAACAATAAGACACTTGTACCAAAAAATTTAATTATTGCAACAGGCTCACGTCCTCGACTTTTACCAAATCTAAAGGTAGATGGAGATTTAATTCTAACAAGTGATGAAGCCTTAGATATGGATGAGTTACCTAAATCGATCATTATTGTTGGCGGTGGTGTGATTGGTGTTGAGTGGGCTTCTCTACTTCATGATTTTGGAGTAGAAGTAACGATTGTTGAAACTGAAAAAAACATCATTCCAACGGAGGATGAACAGATTTCCAAAGAATTAGAGCGTATATTTAAAAAGAGAAAAATAAAAATTTTAAAAAATGCAATGTTGCTTACAGATAGTGTTGAAACTGAAAATGGAATGGTTAAAATGAAAGTGAAACAAAAGGACTCCGAAATAGATTTAATGGCTGAAAAAATGCTTTTATCTGTTGGGAGACAAGCAAATGTAGAAAATTTGGGGCTTGAAAATACAGATATTAAAGTAGAAAAAGGGTTTATTAAAGTCAATAAATACTTACAAACAAATGAGTCTCATATTTATGCAATTGGTGATGTAATTGGAGGATTGCAGCTTGCGCACGTGGCGAGTCACGAAGGGATTTTAGCTGTTGAACATGCAGCAGGACATGAGGTTCATCCAATGTTGTTCCAAAATATTCCACGCTGTGTATATACTCGTCCTGAAGT
The window above is part of the Chengkuizengella sp. SCS-71B genome. Proteins encoded here:
- a CDS encoding DUF2627 domain-containing protein, with amino-acid sequence MKLKVSRFIAILLLVIPGLLATYGFLEIKNSIYDYIVTVGNTEIENQIQWGRLIIGIVSFLIGVGFIGGWIFFRDQKRNYVAPRFKQKKD
- the lpdA gene encoding dihydrolipoyl dehydrogenase, translated to MSTLDYDVVVLGGGTGGYVAAIKAAQLGKTVAIVEREKLGGTCLHKGCIPSKSFLRSAEVYATMNNSEEYGISASSIQLHFEKVQNRKNKIVNQLHKGIEFLMKKNKIDVFYGNGRVIGPSIFSPRSGAIAIESDIEENNKTLVPKNLIIATGSRPRLLPNLKVDGDLILTSDEALDMDELPKSIIIVGGGVIGVEWASLLHDFGVEVTIVETEKNIIPTEDEQISKELERIFKKRKIKILKNAMLLTDSVETENGMVKMKVKQKDSEIDLMAEKMLLSVGRQANVENLGLENTDIKVEKGFIKVNKYLQTNESHIYAIGDVIGGLQLAHVASHEGILAVEHAAGHEVHPMLFQNIPRCVYTRPEVASVGWTEQQAKEKGFDVKTASISFKAIGKALVYGSNDGFVKVIADRETNDILGVHMIGPHVTDYISEAGLALVLDATPWEVGQTIHAHPTLSEALGEAMLGVDGNAIGI